From Roseateles sp. SL47:
ACCCGCTGGGCAGTTATCGCCTCAGCATCCTGGGCTCGACCACGCCGCAGCTCATGCTGCAGACGCTGCAGGGGCCACTAATTCTGAATGGCCAGGGCAGCCTGGGTAATCGCGTGCAATTCCGCGGGGACGCCACTGCGGCACCCGGCAGCGAAGCCGCGCTGGCCAACTTGTTGAACATCATCGGGCGCCGCGAGGGAGCGCGCTCGATCATCTCGGTGGGATGAGCATGAACACACACATGATGCGACCGACAGCCCTGGCCTTGGCCATGAGCCTGATCGCCGCCAGCCTGCCTGTGCAGGCGCAGCAGAACAGCCAGCAAGGCAACCGCCGCCAGCCGGCCGTCAAGCCCAGCACGCCGGTGACGCTGAACTTCGTCAACACCGACATTGAAGCGGTGTCGCGCGCAATGTCGGCGGCGCTGGGCAAGCCCATCCTGGTGGACCCGCGGGTGAAGGGCACCATGACCCTGACCGCCGAACAGCCGGTGCCGGTGCAGGAGGCCTATCTCAGCTATTTGGCGTCGCTGCGCGGCCTGGGCTTTGCCATGGTGGATGCGGGCGGCATTCTCAAGCTGGTGCCGGAGGCGGAAGCCAAACTCCAGACCGGCAGCGTGTCGATCGGTGGCGAAAGCCGCCAACGCGGTGACCAGATCGTCACCCAGATCTTCAAGCTGAACCATGAGAACGCCAACAACCTGGTGGCGGTGCTGCGGCCGCTGATCACGCCCAACAACACCATCAATGCCAACCCGGGCAACAACAGCCTGGTCATCACGGACTACGCCGAAAACCTGCAGCGCATCAGCCGCATCGTGGCGGCGCTGGACCAACCGTCCAACACCGACATCGAGGTGATTCCGCTGCGCAATGCGGTGGCCTCGGATGTGGTGCAACTGGTGCAGCGTCTGTCTGATGGCGGCAGCGGCGCGCCTGGGCAGCCCAGCGGTGGCGCCAGTGCGGGCGGCAACAGCGTGCTCGCGGACCCGCGCAGCAACTCGCTGATCGTGCGGGCCACCAATCCGGCCCGGTTGATGCAGCTGCGCGCCATGATTGCCAAGCTGGACACCCCCGGCATCGATGCGTCCAACGGGAACATCCGTGTCATCTACCTGAAGAACGCGGATGCGGTGCGTCTGGCCACGGTGCTGCGCGCCGCGTTCAGCGCCACCAGCGCTGCGTCTGGCGGCGGCAGTGGCTCGAGCGGCAGCAATGCGACCGTCGGTGGCCTGGCCCTGGGCGGCGGCGGGGGCGGCAGTGGCGGCTCCAGCGGCAACAGCAGCTTCTCCGGCGGGAACTCGTCCTTCGGGGGCAGCAGCAGCAGCTCCAGCAGCTCGTCGTCCGGCAGCTCCGGCGTTGGCTCGTCCACCCAGGTCAGCGCCACGGCCCAGCCCAATACCGGCGGATTCGTGCAAGCCGACCCGGCCACCAACTCGCTCATCATCACCGCGCCGGAACCGATGTACCGACAGATCCGCGCCGTGGTCGAGCAGTTGGACACCCGCCGTGCCCAGGTCTACATCGAGGCCCTGGTGGTCAAGGTGGATGTGAGCAAGATCGGTCAATTTGGGGTGCAGTGGCAGAACCTGTTCGGATCAGTCGGCATCGGCACCAACTTCGGGTCCGGCTACAGCAACATCCTGAATCTGTCTGCGGCCGCCGCAGGGGGTGTGCCGACGTCGAGCAGCTCCTCCTCCTCCGTCAACATCGGCACGGCCATTTCCTCCGGCAGCATTTCGCAAGGCCTCAACATCGGCGCCACCACCCGGATTGGCAGCTACCTGACCCTGGGTGCAGTGGCCAACGCGCTGGAGCAGCTCTCGGGCACCAATGTGCTGTCCACGCCCTCGCTGGTGGTGCAGGACAACGAAGAGGCCGACATGATCGTGGGCCGCAACGTGCCGGTGAAGAGCGGTGGCTACAGCACCTCGTCCACCACCACGACCAACCCGTTCAACACCTATGAGCGCCGGGACGTCGGCCTGCGGCTCAAGGTGAAGACGCAGGTCGGTGAGAATGGAACGGTACGGATCAAGGTCTATCAGGAGAACTCCTCGGTGATCGACGGCACCTCGTCCAACGATGCCGGCCCCACCATCGACAAGAGCGCCGTGGAAACCTCGGTGACGCTGGAAGACGGCCAGGTGCTGGTGCTGGGCGGCATGCTCAAGGACGAATACAGCGATGGCGAGAACAAGGTGCCGGGGCTGGGTGACATCCCGCTGCTGGGCAACCTGTTCAAGAACCAGACACGCAATCGCAGCAAGTCGAACCTGATGGTCTTCCTGCGCCCGATGGTGCTGCGAACCCCCGAAAGCGCCAATCAGGTCTCGATTGACCGTTACGATGCGATCCGGGCTTATCAGCAAGAAGTGCAGCCCAAGAACACCCTGGTCCTGCCCAACACGGGAGCTCCGTTGATCCCGGAAAAGCCGGCCTCGTCGCCGACCCTTCCCACACCACCGGTGCCCGCGTCGGAGCCGACTCGCTAAGCCTGACCGACGAGCAACAAGGACACCTCACCATGGCCACCCGCCATCCCCTGCCCTACGCCTTCGCCCGCAGCCAGCAGCTGCTGCTGGAGGACGACGGCGAGCAGCGCACGCTCTGGGCCACCCCCGTGGCCAGCCTGTCCACGCTGTCTGAACTGCAGCGTGTGCATGCACCGCATCGGGTGGAATGCATCAGCCCCGCCGACATGTCCGCCCGGCTGCAGGCCGCTTATGCCGGCGGCGAGGACAGTGCCGCGCTGGTGGTGGGTGAGGTGGAAAGCGCCGTCGATCTGTCCCGCCTGATGCAGGACCTGCCTGCGGTGGAAGACCTGCTGGAAGCCGCAGACGACGCGCCCATCATCCGGATGCTCAATGCGCTGCTGACCCAGGCGGCCAACAACGGTGCCAGCGACATCCACATCGAACCCTACGAACGGGAAAGCAGTGTGCGTTTCCGCGTGGACGGTACGCTGCGTGAAGTGGTGCGCCCCAACCGCGCGCTGCATGCGGCGCTGATCTCTCGCCTGAAGATCATGGCCGAGCTGGACATCGCCGAAAAGCGCCTGCCCCAGGACGGCCGCATCTCGCTGCGCATCGGCGGCCGTGCCATCGACGTACGGGTCTCCACCCTGCCCTCGGCCCACGGCGAGCGGGCGGTGCTGCGTCTGCTGGACAAGTCCGAATCCCGCTTCACCCTCACCGCCCTGGGTATGGACGGCGAGCGGCTGGAGCGCTTCCAGCGCCTGGTGCAGCAGCCGCACGGCATCGTGCTGGTAACCGGCCCCACGGGCTCGGGCAAGACCACCACGCTGTATGCCGCCATGCAGACACTGGACACGTCCACCACCAATGTGCTGACGGTGGAAGACCCGATCGAATACGAACTGGCGGGTGTGGGCCAGACGCAGGTCAATGCCCGCATCGACCTCACCTTTGCCAAGGCCCTGCGCGCCATCCTGCGGCAGGATCCGGACGTCATCATGATTGGTGAAATCCGCGATTACGAAACCGCCCAGATCGCCATCCAGGCCTCGCTGACCGGCCACTTGGTGTTGGCCACGCTGCACACCAACGATGCGGTCAGTGCCGTGACCCGTCTGACCGACATGGGGGTGGAGCCCTTCCTGCTGAGCTCCAGCCTGCTGGGCGTGCTGGCGCAACGGCTGGTGCGCAAGCTCTGCCCGGTGTGCAAGGCCGAACGGGCCTTGCCGGAAGGCGGTGTCCGCTATACCCCGGTCGGTTGCGCCGCCTGTTCCACCAGCGGCTATAAAGGCCGGACCGGTGTGTATGAACTGATGGTCTGCGACGAGAAGATCCGCCATCTGATCCACGGCCAGGCGGCCGAATCCGAGCTGCTGGCCGCTGCCCGAGCCAATGGCCTGCGTTCCATGCGCGAGGATGGCGACCGGCTGGTGGCTGCGGGTGTCACCTCCGAAGAGGAAGTGTTGCGGGTCACCCGCGAGTAGTTACCGGTCTTCCCGTCATGCCTGCCTACAAATACGAAGCCCTGGACAACGCCGGCAAGCCCCGCCAGGGCCTGCTGGAAGCGGACAATCCGCGCGCTGCGCGAGCCCAACTGCGCGGCCAGGGCCTGGTGCCCATGGAGGTGCAGGCCGTGGCGGCGCCGAAGGCCAGCGGCCGCTGGTCCCGCCGGGTCTTTAATGGCGCCGGCTTGTCGGTCTGGACGCGCCAACTGGCAGGTCTGGTGGCCGCCGGGCTTCCGCTGGAGCGTTCGCTCGCCGCCTTGGCCGATGAATCCGAAGAAGCGCGCCAGCGGGATCTGATGTCCTCGCTCAAGGCCGAGGTCAATGCCGGCTCGCCCTTCGCTCGTGCCCTGGCCATCGCGCCGCGCGAGTTTGACGATGTCTACCGCGCCGTGGTGGCCGCCGGTGAACAGAGCGGCGCGCTGGGCCCGGTGCTGGAAAGCCTGGCCGACGACCTGGAAGAGCGGCAGCGGCTGCGCTCCGAGCTGTTCGGTGCCTTGGCCTATCCGATCATCGTCTGCTTCATTTCGCTGCTGGCGGTGGGCTTCCTGCTGACCTATGTGGTGCCCCAGGTGGCGGCCGTTTTCACCCAGACGCGCCAGACCCTGCCGCTGCTCACCCGGCTGATGATGGGCACCTCCGACCTGCTGCGCCAGTGGGGTCTGGTGTTGATCGTGCTGGTGGTGGGGGGCGTCATCACCGCCCGCCAGATCCTGAAGAAGGAAGGCCCGCGCCAGCGTTTTGACGCTGCCTGGCTGAACATGCCGATCGTCGGCCGCATTTCCCGGGGCTACAACGCGGCGCGGTTCTCCGGCACGCTGGCCATGCTGGCCGGTGCCGGGGTGCCCATCCTGAAAGCGCTTCAGGCCGCCGCCGAGACGCTCTCCAACCACGCCATGCGCGCCGATGCGATGGACGCGCTGGCCCAGGTGCGTGAAGGCGCACCGCTGGGGGCTGCCCTGGCAGGCAAGAAGCGCTTCCCGGGCCTGCTGTCGATGTTTGCCCGCCTGGGCGAGCAGACCGGCCAGTTGCCCGACATGCTGCAACGCGCGGCCCGTCAGCTGGGCAATGAAGTGAAGCGCCGGGCCATGACGCTGGCCACGCTGCTGGAGCCGCTGCTGATCGTGGCCATGGGGGGCGTGGTGATGATGATCGTGTTGTCGGTGCTGCTGCCGATCATCGACATGAACAAGCTGGCCACGCAGTAAACCGAAGGTCTCCCGTATGCCTGCGAATCTGGACGGACAACTGGTCGTGGCGATCTCGTCACGGGCCCTGTTCGACTTCGAAGAGGAGAACCAGCTGTTCGAGGCGGGGGATGACCGCGCCTATATGCAACTGCAGCAGCAGCGGCTGGAATTGCCGGCCAAGCCGGGCACGGCCTTTTCGCTGGTACACAAGCTGCTCGCCTTCAACACACCGGGACAAGCGCCACGGGTGGAGGTGGTGGTGCTGTCCCGCAACGACCCGATCTCCGGCATGCGTGTGTTCCGGTCGGCCCAGCATTACGGCCTGCCGATCCTGCGCGGGGTGTTCACCCGCGGGCAAAGCCCCTGGCGCTATCTGCGGCCGTTGA
This genomic window contains:
- the gspD gene encoding type II secretion system secretin GspD, yielding MMRPTALALAMSLIAASLPVQAQQNSQQGNRRQPAVKPSTPVTLNFVNTDIEAVSRAMSAALGKPILVDPRVKGTMTLTAEQPVPVQEAYLSYLASLRGLGFAMVDAGGILKLVPEAEAKLQTGSVSIGGESRQRGDQIVTQIFKLNHENANNLVAVLRPLITPNNTINANPGNNSLVITDYAENLQRISRIVAALDQPSNTDIEVIPLRNAVASDVVQLVQRLSDGGSGAPGQPSGGASAGGNSVLADPRSNSLIVRATNPARLMQLRAMIAKLDTPGIDASNGNIRVIYLKNADAVRLATVLRAAFSATSAASGGGSGSSGSNATVGGLALGGGGGGSGGSSGNSSFSGGNSSFGGSSSSSSSSSSGSSGVGSSTQVSATAQPNTGGFVQADPATNSLIITAPEPMYRQIRAVVEQLDTRRAQVYIEALVVKVDVSKIGQFGVQWQNLFGSVGIGTNFGSGYSNILNLSAAAAGGVPTSSSSSSSVNIGTAISSGSISQGLNIGATTRIGSYLTLGAVANALEQLSGTNVLSTPSLVVQDNEEADMIVGRNVPVKSGGYSTSSTTTTNPFNTYERRDVGLRLKVKTQVGENGTVRIKVYQENSSVIDGTSSNDAGPTIDKSAVETSVTLEDGQVLVLGGMLKDEYSDGENKVPGLGDIPLLGNLFKNQTRNRSKSNLMVFLRPMVLRTPESANQVSIDRYDAIRAYQQEVQPKNTLVLPNTGAPLIPEKPASSPTLPTPPVPASEPTR
- the gspE gene encoding type II secretion system ATPase GspE, with the protein product MATRHPLPYAFARSQQLLLEDDGEQRTLWATPVASLSTLSELQRVHAPHRVECISPADMSARLQAAYAGGEDSAALVVGEVESAVDLSRLMQDLPAVEDLLEAADDAPIIRMLNALLTQAANNGASDIHIEPYERESSVRFRVDGTLREVVRPNRALHAALISRLKIMAELDIAEKRLPQDGRISLRIGGRAIDVRVSTLPSAHGERAVLRLLDKSESRFTLTALGMDGERLERFQRLVQQPHGIVLVTGPTGSGKTTTLYAAMQTLDTSTTNVLTVEDPIEYELAGVGQTQVNARIDLTFAKALRAILRQDPDVIMIGEIRDYETAQIAIQASLTGHLVLATLHTNDAVSAVTRLTDMGVEPFLLSSSLLGVLAQRLVRKLCPVCKAERALPEGGVRYTPVGCAACSTSGYKGRTGVYELMVCDEKIRHLIHGQAAESELLAAARANGLRSMREDGDRLVAAGVTSEEEVLRVTRE
- the gspF gene encoding type II secretion system inner membrane protein GspF, which codes for MPAYKYEALDNAGKPRQGLLEADNPRAARAQLRGQGLVPMEVQAVAAPKASGRWSRRVFNGAGLSVWTRQLAGLVAAGLPLERSLAALADESEEARQRDLMSSLKAEVNAGSPFARALAIAPREFDDVYRAVVAAGEQSGALGPVLESLADDLEERQRLRSELFGALAYPIIVCFISLLAVGFLLTYVVPQVAAVFTQTRQTLPLLTRLMMGTSDLLRQWGLVLIVLVVGGVITARQILKKEGPRQRFDAAWLNMPIVGRISRGYNAARFSGTLAMLAGAGVPILKALQAAAETLSNHAMRADAMDALAQVREGAPLGAALAGKKRFPGLLSMFARLGEQTGQLPDMLQRAARQLGNEVKRRAMTLATLLEPLLIVAMGGVVMMIVLSVLLPIIDMNKLATQ